The following are encoded in a window of Paenibacillaceae bacterium GAS479 genomic DNA:
- a CDS encoding purine catabolism regulatory protein, whose translation MNPTELQIGDILHRPLFQDARLAAGQRGLNRPVGWVHVIEIVQIAPFISRYDLILTTGLWLKQSQQDRLDYLRQLILQEAAGLILEIGTSIDEVPVEVLELAEAHDFPVIVFDHPVRFSEITQDIHSLIINRRRVDQDLADSFARRLQQLTLQHSDVSSVLRLLHGDTRRQTVYYSLLEPDRQHPHLNSEPEQLMLAELPFREMEREGRFGDGRSELVLQLENGLLLLRPVLCYGQLLAAVGLLAEDESDAAALSPYLESAASAAAALTLRTQFSREHESRRQDQLIPELLEGRVRSEDQARSLAGLPARSGTDRKGAALALALELESHGPEDIAERLEGASRDLPVLLRTLIRKYGLRGSLHQRSSSSIQLLLHADGSPAAAGERLLAGAHSLLEDLLRFCSEQLEGLRLRAAAGKPRAALLEAPAAFREAAQALEISRRVPELGPVVFYNQLGAYQLLQAIPDAALLDAFVQDHLGEILQQEKESRQQLLETLDMYLKCFGSKHETARRLFIHRQTLYNRMERLTELIGEPFLEPHKRIGLEMALMAYKLRTGTSIGRLH comes from the coding sequence TTGAATCCTACGGAACTGCAAATTGGGGACATCCTGCACCGTCCATTGTTCCAGGACGCGCGACTAGCTGCGGGCCAACGTGGGCTGAACCGCCCGGTCGGCTGGGTGCATGTTATCGAGATCGTACAGATCGCCCCTTTTATTAGCCGCTATGATCTTATTCTTACCACAGGGCTGTGGCTCAAACAGTCTCAGCAGGATCGGCTCGATTATTTACGTCAGCTTATTTTGCAAGAAGCCGCCGGCCTCATTCTCGAAATCGGAACCAGCATCGACGAAGTGCCGGTGGAAGTGCTGGAACTTGCCGAGGCGCATGACTTCCCCGTCATCGTGTTTGATCATCCTGTACGCTTTTCCGAGATTACGCAGGACATCCATTCACTCATCATTAACCGCCGCCGGGTGGACCAGGATCTGGCCGACAGCTTCGCTCGCCGTCTTCAACAGCTGACGCTTCAGCATAGCGACGTCTCCTCCGTACTGCGGCTGTTACATGGGGACACCCGTCGGCAGACGGTGTATTATTCGCTGCTAGAGCCGGACCGACAGCATCCGCATTTGAACTCGGAGCCGGAACAACTGATGCTGGCCGAGCTGCCTTTCCGCGAAATGGAGCGAGAGGGACGTTTCGGCGATGGCCGCAGCGAACTGGTCTTGCAGTTGGAAAACGGCCTGCTCCTGCTGAGGCCGGTGCTCTGCTACGGTCAGCTGCTGGCCGCAGTCGGGCTGCTCGCGGAGGACGAGAGCGATGCAGCTGCGCTCTCTCCCTACCTGGAGTCAGCCGCATCGGCTGCAGCTGCTCTGACGCTGCGCACACAATTCAGCCGCGAGCATGAGTCACGCCGCCAGGATCAGCTGATCCCTGAGCTGCTGGAGGGACGGGTGCGCAGCGAGGATCAAGCTCGCTCGCTGGCCGGGCTGCCTGCCCGCTCAGGAACTGATCGCAAAGGAGCGGCGCTAGCCCTCGCACTGGAGCTGGAGAGTCACGGGCCGGAGGACATTGCCGAGCGGCTGGAAGGCGCCTCGCGCGACCTGCCTGTGCTGCTTCGCACGCTGATCCGCAAGTATGGGCTGCGCGGAAGCCTGCATCAGCGATCCAGCAGCAGCATTCAGCTGCTGCTGCATGCTGACGGCTCGCCAGCGGCAGCCGGCGAGCGGCTGCTGGCTGGAGCGCACAGCCTGCTGGAAGATCTGCTGCGCTTCTGCAGCGAGCAGCTCGAGGGGCTGCGGCTGCGCGCCGCCGCCGGCAAGCCGCGCGCAGCGCTGCTGGAGGCGCCAGCCGCATTCCGCGAAGCCGCGCAAGCGCTGGAAATTTCCAGGCGCGTGCCGGAGCTTGGGCCGGTCGTTTTTTACAATCAACTCGGTGCATACCAGCTTCTGCAGGCGATTCCCGATGCGGCGCTGCTGGATGCCTTTGTACAGGACCATCTTGGGGAAATTCTTCAGCAGGAGAAGGAATCCCGCCAGCAGCTGCTGGAGACGCTGGACATGTACCTCAAATGCTTCGGCTCCAAGCATGAAACGGCGCGCCGTCTGTTCATCCACCGTCAGACACTTTACAACCGCATGGAGCGGCTGACCGAGCTGATCGGTGAACCTTTCCTTGAGCCGCACAAGCGCATTGGCCTGGAAATGGCGTTGATGGCCTATAAGCTTCGCACTGGAACGAGCATCGGGCGATTGCATTAG
- a CDS encoding Glycosyltransferase involved in cell wall bisynthesis — protein MNKKPILGIVVPCYNEEEVLELTVVELDAVLEGMEKEGIVSSESFIMFVNDGSRDGTWQLIASLKERYRRVSGLNLAGNVGHQNALLGGLMTAKRHADCLVSIDADLQDDVRVIRDMVLRFQEGCDIVYGVRSSRQTDTWFKRTTALSFYKVMDRLGLRIVNNHADYRLMSRRSLDELARFTEVNLFLRGIVPMLGFQTGIVYYERLERAAGESKYPLKKMISFALEGITSLSVKPIRMVTAAGFIVFAVSIIMALYGIVSNVMGNAVSGWSSLIVSMWFIGGVQLLSVGLIGEYIGKIYREVKRRPLYIVERELVPTVRLEKTHHRDNQPEEALHALY, from the coding sequence ATGAACAAAAAGCCGATTTTAGGCATTGTTGTACCTTGTTATAACGAGGAAGAAGTGTTGGAGCTGACAGTTGTTGAGCTCGACGCCGTTCTGGAAGGAATGGAAAAGGAAGGAATTGTTTCTTCAGAAAGCTTCATTATGTTCGTAAATGATGGCAGTCGGGACGGCACATGGCAACTGATTGCCAGCCTGAAGGAACGCTATCGTAGAGTATCTGGCCTGAATCTGGCTGGCAATGTTGGCCATCAGAACGCATTGCTGGGCGGTCTCATGACCGCGAAGCGCCATGCGGACTGCCTCGTGTCCATCGATGCAGACCTTCAGGATGATGTAAGGGTCATTCGCGATATGGTGCTCCGCTTCCAGGAGGGCTGTGATATCGTCTACGGCGTTCGCAGTAGCCGTCAGACGGATACATGGTTCAAGCGGACGACTGCATTGAGTTTTTATAAAGTCATGGACAGACTCGGACTGCGTATTGTGAACAACCACGCGGATTATCGGCTGATGAGTCGACGTTCGTTGGACGAGCTGGCGAGATTCACTGAGGTTAATCTTTTTCTGCGAGGTATCGTGCCCATGCTCGGTTTCCAAACCGGCATCGTTTATTATGAACGGCTGGAACGGGCGGCGGGAGAGTCCAAATACCCGCTCAAAAAAATGATTAGTTTTGCGCTGGAGGGCATTACTTCACTGTCGGTCAAGCCGATCCGAATGGTTACGGCAGCCGGTTTTATCGTATTCGCCGTTAGTATCATCATGGCTCTTTACGGTATCGTTTCCAATGTGATGGGCAATGCTGTCAGCGGCTGGTCTTCACTGATCGTCTCCATGTGGTTCATCGGGGGTGTGCAGCTGTTGTCAGTTGGCTTGATCGGCGAATACATCGGCAAGATCTACCGTGAGGTCAAGCGGCGTCCTCTCTACATTGTGGAAAGGGAGCTTGTACCGACTGTGCGCCTGGAAAAGACTCATCATCGCGATAATCAGCCAGAGGAAGCCCTCCATGCCCTGTACTAG
- a CDS encoding putative ABC transport system ATP-binding protein, protein MLRIQSASKLFNPGTVDEKIALMNINLNLNKGDFVTVIGSNGAGKSTIMNLISGVMKPDLGSVFIAGSDITDLSEAKRSRWIGRVFQDPMAGTAPNMTIEENLAMAYNRGKPRGFGWAVTARRRKLFREQLEKLGIGLENRLRAKVGLLSGGERQALSLLMATFTEPDILLLDEHTAALDPARAELITRLTETLVREMNLTTLMVTHNMEQAIRLGNRLIMMDKGRIILDIPESRKQGLTVQQLLGEFEQISGQKLADDRLVLG, encoded by the coding sequence ATGCTCAGAATCCAATCTGCATCTAAGCTTTTTAATCCCGGTACCGTTGATGAAAAGATCGCTCTAATGAACATCAACCTTAATCTCAACAAAGGGGACTTCGTTACCGTCATCGGCAGCAACGGTGCCGGCAAGTCGACGATAATGAATCTGATCTCCGGCGTTATGAAGCCGGATCTTGGCAGCGTCTTTATCGCCGGTTCGGATATTACCGACCTGTCCGAAGCGAAGCGCAGCCGCTGGATCGGCCGTGTATTCCAAGATCCGATGGCCGGTACGGCTCCGAATATGACCATCGAAGAGAATTTGGCCATGGCCTACAACCGCGGCAAGCCCCGCGGCTTCGGCTGGGCGGTGACAGCCCGCCGTCGCAAGCTGTTCCGTGAGCAGCTAGAGAAGCTCGGCATCGGGCTGGAAAACCGGCTGCGCGCCAAAGTCGGCCTGTTGTCCGGCGGCGAGCGGCAGGCGCTAAGTCTGTTGATGGCGACGTTTACGGAGCCGGATATTTTGCTGCTGGATGAACATACCGCAGCGCTTGACCCGGCCCGGGCAGAGCTGATTACCCGCCTCACCGAGACTCTGGTGCGCGAGATGAATCTGACCACGCTGATGGTCACTCATAACATGGAACAGGCAATTCGTCTAGGCAATCGCCTGATCATGATGGACAAGGGCCGCATCATTCTCGACATCCCGGAGAGCCGCAAGCAAGGGCTCACCGTTCAGCAACTGCTCGGCGAGTTCGAGCAGATCAGCGGCCAGAAGCTGGCCGATGATCGACTGGTGCTCGGTTAG
- a CDS encoding putative ABC transport system permease protein encodes MIMSLTSFNGAIELGLIYALMALGVYITYRILDFPDLTVDGSFTTGAGISVIMIGQGYPALIATLAGMAGGMIAGACTGLLHTKGKINGLLAGILMMIALYSINLRIMDKPNLPVKVQEGLFGSIVRSEVFSLGGVSWLYATVLVVVILLVWQLLVAFFNTDMGLSLRATGDNKRMIRSFGGNTDRTTIIGVSLSNGLVALSGALIAQDAGFADISMGIGMIVIGLASVIIGEAIFGSRSILVTTLAVIVGAVVYRVVIAAALNAEFLKLETSDLKLITAAIVIVALVVPTVSRSVKQKRQARRRTAELAGVVPGKGGL; translated from the coding sequence ATGATCATGTCCCTCACCTCCTTCAATGGAGCGATTGAGCTTGGTCTTATCTATGCCTTGATGGCACTCGGGGTTTACATCACGTACCGCATTCTAGACTTTCCCGATCTGACCGTAGACGGCAGCTTCACGACCGGGGCCGGTATCTCTGTTATTATGATCGGCCAAGGTTATCCGGCTTTGATCGCTACATTGGCAGGTATGGCAGGGGGCATGATTGCCGGAGCCTGCACAGGGTTGTTGCATACTAAGGGCAAAATCAACGGCCTGCTAGCCGGTATTCTGATGATGATCGCTCTGTATTCCATCAACCTGAGGATTATGGATAAGCCTAACTTGCCGGTCAAAGTGCAAGAAGGCCTGTTCGGCAGCATTGTCCGTTCCGAGGTGTTCTCGCTCGGCGGTGTATCATGGCTGTACGCTACCGTGCTGGTTGTTGTTATTCTGCTCGTCTGGCAGCTGCTGGTTGCGTTTTTTAATACCGATATGGGACTGAGTCTCCGGGCGACCGGCGACAACAAACGAATGATCCGCAGCTTTGGCGGCAATACCGACCGTACGACTATTATCGGCGTAAGCTTGTCCAATGGTCTTGTGGCGCTGTCGGGGGCGCTTATTGCGCAAGACGCTGGTTTTGCCGATATTAGCATGGGCATCGGCATGATCGTGATCGGACTCGCCTCGGTCATTATCGGTGAAGCGATTTTCGGCTCCAGGAGCATACTTGTCACTACGCTGGCTGTTATTGTCGGCGCCGTTGTGTACCGTGTCGTCATCGCGGCTGCTTTGAATGCTGAATTTTTAAAACTCGAGACATCGGATCTGAAGCTGATCACTGCGGCCATCGTAATCGTGGCGCTTGTTGTGCCGACCGTTAGTCGGTCGGTCAAGCAGAAGCGGCAGGCGCGTCGCCGCACGGCCGAGCTGGCCGGCGTCGTCCCTGGAAAGGGGGGGCTGTAA
- a CDS encoding putative ABC transport system substrate-binding protein, which produces MSKKILAAALLSLTLIAAGCGAKTTNDGGAASPAPSGGAAEGGKNYTIAISQIVEHPSLDATRDGFLAALKDAGIEEGKNLKVEFDSAQDDQSNNLSIAQKIAGGKADLALGISTPSAQALVENVKKVPVLFAAVTDPVASNIVTSLDKPGGNVTGASDTNPAAVVQLMDFIASDFPKVKTVGMIINEGESNAVVMADNAEQALSKHGIKLVKAPVTNTSEVKQAAESLIGKADALFIALDNRVVSGSDAIIEVANANKIPFFSSDRDTVEKGAFATVGFKYYDHGYQVGEMAAEILKDGKNPGDMPVKMQEKLDLILNLKSAEAQGITVTDAMKGQVKDAAANIIQ; this is translated from the coding sequence ATGAGCAAAAAAATATTGGCAGCAGCGCTTCTGTCGCTGACGCTGATCGCCGCAGGTTGCGGCGCCAAAACGACAAACGATGGAGGAGCGGCAAGTCCTGCTCCATCCGGCGGAGCGGCTGAGGGCGGCAAAAACTACACGATCGCCATCTCGCAAATTGTTGAGCATCCTTCTCTGGATGCAACGCGCGACGGTTTCCTGGCTGCGCTTAAGGATGCTGGTATCGAAGAAGGTAAAAACCTCAAGGTCGAATTCGACTCCGCTCAGGATGATCAAAGCAACAATTTGTCCATTGCCCAGAAAATAGCTGGCGGCAAGGCTGATCTTGCACTTGGTATCTCGACACCTTCGGCTCAGGCGCTTGTTGAAAATGTGAAGAAAGTGCCGGTTCTGTTCGCGGCCGTGACAGATCCAGTTGCTTCCAATATCGTGACAAGTCTGGACAAGCCAGGGGGCAATGTGACAGGAGCTTCTGACACCAATCCTGCCGCTGTCGTTCAGCTGATGGATTTCATCGCATCCGATTTTCCTAAAGTGAAAACGGTCGGTATGATCATTAATGAGGGCGAATCCAACGCCGTTGTCATGGCCGACAACGCCGAGCAGGCGCTCTCCAAGCATGGCATCAAGCTGGTGAAGGCTCCAGTGACTAACACCTCCGAGGTGAAGCAGGCTGCTGAGTCGCTCATTGGCAAAGCCGATGCACTGTTCATCGCGCTGGACAACAGAGTTGTCAGCGGCTCGGATGCTATCATTGAGGTGGCCAACGCAAACAAGATTCCTTTCTTCTCCAGCGATCGCGATACGGTGGAAAAAGGCGCATTTGCCACGGTCGGCTTCAAATATTATGACCATGGTTACCAAGTCGGTGAAATGGCTGCCGAAATTCTGAAGGACGGCAAAAATCCAGGGGATATGCCGGTCAAAATGCAAGAGAAGCTAGATCTCATCCTGAACCTTAAATCCGCAGAGGCACAGGGAATTACTGTTACAGACGCAATGAAAGGCCAAGTCAAGGACGCGGCTGCGAATATTATTCAATAA
- a CDS encoding phosphoglycerate mutase → MIKIVLVRHGQSEYNEQNRFTGWTDVDLTKQGREEARRAGEILRANKFVFDVAYTSVLKRAIRTLWIIQDEMSLLWIPTDKSWMLNERHYGALQGLNKQETAEKYGEDQVQLWRRSVSVRPPAMDKSDPRYEGADPRYKDVVDSVPVTENLDDTEQRVLAYWKEKVEPSLHENRRVLIVAHGNTIRALVRYLDDIPGDGIATLNIPTGTPLVYELDEQLKPVRHYYLEENKRKVHDAAEAAEGAPDVRSE, encoded by the coding sequence ATGATCAAAATCGTGCTCGTCCGCCATGGACAAAGCGAGTACAACGAGCAGAACCGCTTCACGGGATGGACCGATGTGGATCTGACGAAGCAAGGTAGAGAGGAAGCCCGCAGGGCAGGGGAGATTTTGCGAGCCAATAAGTTTGTATTCGATGTCGCCTATACTTCTGTGCTGAAAAGGGCAATCCGCACCCTGTGGATCATTCAGGACGAGATGAGCCTGTTGTGGATTCCGACCGACAAGTCATGGATGCTTAATGAGCGGCACTACGGCGCGCTGCAAGGGCTGAATAAACAAGAGACCGCTGAGAAATATGGAGAAGATCAAGTTCAGCTTTGGAGGCGTTCGGTCAGTGTAAGGCCGCCGGCGATGGATAAGTCAGACCCGCGCTACGAGGGCGCGGATCCCAGGTACAAGGACGTAGTCGATTCAGTACCCGTCACGGAAAATCTGGATGATACGGAGCAGCGGGTGCTGGCCTACTGGAAAGAGAAGGTTGAGCCTTCTCTGCATGAGAATCGGCGCGTCCTAATCGTGGCTCATGGCAATACAATTCGAGCGCTTGTCCGATATTTGGATGACATTCCGGGAGACGGAATTGCCACGCTGAACATCCCTACGGGTACACCTTTGGTCTATGAGTTGGATGAGCAATTGAAGCCCGTACGCCATTACTATTTGGAGGAAAATAAGCGCAAAGTCCACGACGCGGCGGAAGCTGCAGAAGGTGCTCCGGACGTCCGCTCGGAATAA
- a CDS encoding Methyltransferase domain-containing protein, translating to MTETWTFYNPVFEMNLISPLFESESAWRGHVRFGYDLVANTRPPLVVELGTHYGSSFFSFCQAAKDLSLKGTQLHAVDTWEGDAHSGHYDENVFSMVSRVAERFPHALLNRNTFDDASFQYPDGSIDILHVDGLHTYEAVRHDCEVWMPKLAPGGLLLIHDTEMRIGDFGVWQWWQELSARCPSFSFGHSAGLGIAAPNGSGPVMELLLANLPALQEHYSR from the coding sequence ATGACTGAAACTTGGACATTTTATAATCCTGTCTTTGAAATGAACCTAATCTCTCCCCTATTCGAAAGTGAATCCGCTTGGCGAGGACATGTCCGCTTCGGCTATGATCTCGTGGCCAACACTCGTCCTCCTCTGGTTGTGGAGCTGGGTACCCATTATGGCAGTTCATTTTTCAGCTTTTGTCAGGCGGCCAAGGATTTGTCTTTGAAAGGAACGCAGCTGCACGCGGTGGATACATGGGAGGGAGATGCTCATTCCGGTCATTACGACGAGAATGTTTTCTCGATGGTCAGCCGGGTGGCGGAGCGCTTTCCCCACGCCCTCCTGAACCGCAATACATTCGACGATGCGAGCTTTCAGTATCCTGACGGCTCGATCGACATTTTACATGTGGACGGACTTCACACATACGAGGCTGTGCGGCATGACTGCGAGGTTTGGATGCCCAAGCTGGCTCCAGGCGGGCTGCTACTTATTCATGATACGGAGATGAGAATCGGAGATTTTGGCGTTTGGCAATGGTGGCAGGAGCTGTCCGCCCGCTGCCCTTCGTTCAGCTTCGGCCATTCAGCCGGTCTTGGCATTGCCGCTCCGAATGGCTCCGGTCCCGTCATGGAGCTGCTTTTGGCGAACCTCCCGGCGCTGCAGGAGCATTATAGCCGCTAG
- a CDS encoding high mobility group protein 2-like 1 gives MDRTGYLDDWEKVKDKEEKTEREEEREIEEEKEEEKEETETEREEEEKE, from the coding sequence TTGGATCGTACGGGGTATTTGGATGATTGGGAAAAGGTAAAGGACAAGGAAGAGAAAACGGAAAGGGAAGAAGAAAGGGAAATAGAAGAAGAAAAGGAAGAAGAGAAAGAGGAAACGGAAACGGAAAGGGAAGAAGAGGAAAAGGAATAA
- a CDS encoding Glycosyltransferase involved in cell wall bisynthesis — MSWMRPTGGKPASVLRPGVTFETKCYEQDWQQLLLTDRLRRAIEFHAYPFAERILYINNVEQPELVSQHAQKLVDTGVLTSYVVVEEHSEEALRFFGLSREDFQGGYWYSIAELVSIYLCRTEYLLHYAGDCMLENTAKWVEPALERMRLQPSIVCANPVPNGWFEEAQREAMLTRGDFHLGYGFSDQCYLIRTMDFRAPIYGAQHPASERYPAYGGQLFEKRVDAWMRCSGLMRLTWRHDCYWHRSVRNPVSQNLLKISGLAESPYINGSAEKLGVVERLRFADDLSLEKRLSLAENLSLGEGIKETGVSNLEEGVNTMDGPNLVKSLNLAKPAVACYQAGVRAMEENDYETAILWLQLAVSARSREQQTGREPDPGLKWLPQLQLAVCFDRLGKTEKAWLSNEAASVHAPHGQPSIVSNRSYLHERRLSEAAGKGPLYKKAVDGSEAANSSRSGELLLSVLIPTLPDRSAAMGSMMEELQAQMLGLPVELLVLTDNRKRTTGAKRNSLLEQAQGRFIVFIDDDDRITEDYVHRLLDQIQREPDADCIVFDVMVHSGGKPLRPCKYGTEYQYGMDASFYYRKPNHLMAYRRKIAQRHHFADVSFGEDDEWAARASADVKRQLRIDAILYHYDWEIRPQSWYGGS; from the coding sequence ATGAGTTGGATGAGGCCGACAGGCGGCAAGCCGGCTAGCGTACTTCGGCCGGGGGTCACCTTTGAGACAAAATGTTACGAGCAGGATTGGCAGCAGTTGCTGTTAACTGACCGGTTGCGCCGAGCCATCGAATTCCATGCGTATCCGTTTGCTGAACGGATTTTGTACATCAATAACGTGGAGCAGCCCGAGCTGGTCAGTCAGCACGCGCAGAAACTAGTGGATACGGGCGTTCTAACGTCTTACGTCGTGGTGGAGGAGCATAGCGAAGAAGCGCTGCGTTTTTTCGGCTTGAGCCGAGAGGACTTCCAGGGGGGCTATTGGTATTCCATAGCAGAGCTGGTAAGCATCTATCTATGCCGCACGGAGTATTTGCTGCATTACGCTGGAGATTGCATGTTGGAGAATACGGCAAAATGGGTGGAGCCTGCGCTTGAGCGAATGCGGCTACAGCCGTCCATCGTTTGCGCCAATCCCGTACCGAACGGCTGGTTTGAGGAGGCGCAGCGGGAAGCGATGCTCACGCGTGGAGATTTCCACTTAGGTTATGGCTTCTCTGATCAGTGTTATCTGATCCGCACAATGGATTTCCGAGCACCGATCTATGGAGCACAGCACCCTGCATCGGAACGATATCCAGCCTATGGCGGACAGCTTTTCGAAAAGCGAGTAGACGCATGGATGCGCTGCTCGGGCCTGATGCGTCTGACTTGGCGGCATGACTGCTATTGGCATCGCAGCGTTCGCAATCCCGTTTCGCAGAATCTGTTGAAGATTTCGGGATTAGCGGAGAGTCCATATATTAATGGCAGCGCGGAGAAACTGGGTGTTGTGGAACGGCTTCGTTTTGCGGATGATCTGAGTCTTGAGAAGAGGCTGAGTCTAGCAGAGAATCTGAGTCTGGGAGAAGGTATCAAAGAGACTGGCGTTTCGAATCTCGAGGAGGGCGTCAATACAATGGATGGTCCGAATCTTGTGAAGTCTCTAAATCTTGCAAAGCCTGCGGTTGCTTGTTATCAAGCTGGGGTTCGAGCAATGGAGGAGAATGATTACGAAACGGCGATCCTTTGGCTTCAGCTTGCCGTGAGTGCCAGATCTCGTGAGCAGCAGACTGGACGAGAACCAGATCCGGGCTTGAAATGGCTGCCGCAGCTGCAACTAGCCGTCTGTTTTGATCGTCTTGGAAAAACGGAAAAGGCCTGGCTAAGCAATGAAGCAGCCTCGGTGCATGCACCTCACGGACAACCGAGCATTGTCTCTAACCGGAGTTATTTGCATGAGCGGCGGCTGTCAGAGGCAGCGGGCAAAGGGCCGCTGTATAAAAAGGCCGTAGACGGGAGCGAAGCAGCCAACTCCAGTCGTTCTGGGGAGCTGCTGTTATCGGTGTTGATTCCAACCTTGCCCGATCGAAGCGCCGCTATGGGCTCAATGATGGAGGAGCTTCAGGCACAGATGCTCGGACTTCCTGTGGAGCTGCTCGTGCTTACCGATAATCGCAAGCGGACTACCGGGGCGAAACGTAATTCGCTGCTGGAGCAAGCTCAGGGGCGATTTATTGTTTTTATTGATGATGATGACAGGATCACAGAGGATTATGTGCATAGGCTTCTGGATCAGATCCAACGTGAGCCGGATGCGGACTGTATCGTGTTCGATGTCATGGTTCATTCGGGCGGCAAACCGCTGCGTCCATGCAAATATGGTACGGAATATCAGTACGGGATGGATGCCAGCTTCTATTACCGCAAGCCTAATCATCTGATGGCGTATCGCAGGAAGATTGCTCAGCGACATCACTTTGCCGATGTCAGCTTCGGTGAAGATGATGAATGGGCTGCTAGAGCAAGCGCTGACGTAAAGCGCCAGCTGCGGATCGATGCGATCCTATACCATTATGATTGGGAGATCAGACCGCAATCCTGGTACGGAGGCTCGTAG
- a CDS encoding Glycosyltransferase, GT2 family: protein MKTSIIILTHNQLEYTLRCLDSINRHTEDYELILVDNGSTDGTAELLLKSSFKTVLNPGNEGFAKGCNQGLALAEGDTVLFLNNDVVVTPGWLTAMHRLLESEPLCGMVGPVSNYVSGPQQVHAGYGPGLAGLEAFAAERSRVWHGHFWELPRLVGFCLLLRRSLALELGGFDERYGLGNYEDDDLCMRVRNGGWRLLTACDSFIHHYGHVTMNSLEEFDLPKLLERNKAIANAKWGEDLVNLLYRKVPTLSCSVGTGDDADAESLNRTLNSIVGFADEIMLIHHGSDSGWETVRHVGQQRDIKTVRTNRGESAGAEAAIRQAGREYALWLRAGEVLSPEEGRRLLALRRKLTAGTALVSLQLSSGGTAARMALVAAMPVWNPEAGGYAVEAGASSGGAVEAPIMLSVSSSREGLP, encoded by the coding sequence ATGAAGACAAGCATCATTATCCTCACACATAACCAATTGGAGTACACGCTGCGCTGTCTGGACAGCATCAACCGCCATACGGAGGACTACGAGCTGATTCTCGTCGACAACGGCTCAACGGACGGGACAGCGGAGCTGCTGCTCAAAAGCTCCTTCAAGACGGTACTTAATCCGGGCAATGAAGGTTTTGCCAAGGGCTGCAATCAGGGGCTGGCACTGGCGGAAGGTGATACCGTCCTGTTTCTGAACAATGACGTCGTGGTCACTCCGGGCTGGCTGACGGCGATGCATCGGCTGCTGGAGAGCGAACCTTTATGCGGCATGGTCGGCCCTGTTTCGAACTATGTGAGCGGTCCCCAGCAAGTCCATGCCGGATACGGCCCAGGGCTAGCGGGACTGGAGGCTTTCGCGGCCGAGCGCTCGCGAGTTTGGCATGGCCACTTCTGGGAGCTGCCAAGGCTGGTCGGTTTTTGCCTGTTGCTGCGGCGATCACTTGCGCTGGAACTAGGCGGCTTCGATGAGCGGTATGGACTTGGCAACTACGAAGACGACGATCTATGCATGCGGGTGCGCAACGGAGGCTGGCGTCTGCTGACGGCATGCGATTCTTTTATTCATCATTACGGGCATGTGACGATGAATTCGTTGGAGGAGTTTGACCTGCCGAAGCTGCTAGAGCGTAATAAAGCGATTGCCAACGCCAAGTGGGGCGAGGATCTCGTGAATTTGTTGTACCGCAAAGTGCCAACGCTCAGTTGCTCGGTCGGAACCGGTGATGATGCCGATGCTGAAAGTCTGAACCGGACCTTGAACAGCATCGTAGGCTTTGCGGATGAAATTATGCTCATCCATCATGGAAGCGACAGCGGCTGGGAGACGGTGCGGCATGTAGGGCAGCAGAGGGATATCAAAACGGTACGCACGAACCGCGGTGAGTCCGCCGGTGCGGAAGCTGCAATTCGTCAAGCTGGGCGCGAATATGCCCTGTGGCTGCGCGCCGGGGAGGTGCTTTCACCTGAGGAGGGACGCCGTCTTCTGGCGCTGCGCCGGAAGCTGACCGCTGGAACGGCACTTGTGTCGCTGCAATTATCGAGTGGCGGGACCGCAGCGCGGATGGCGCTTGTCGCGGCGATGCCCGTATGGAATCCGGAGGCTGGCGGATACGCCGTGGAAGCTGGCGCGAGCAGCGGTGGAGCTGTGGAGGCGCCGATTATGCTATCCGTATCGAGCTCTAGGGAGGGGCTGCCATGA